One stretch of Streptomyces hygroscopicus DNA includes these proteins:
- a CDS encoding uroporphyrinogen decarboxylase, giving the protein MSANERPSGQQQTGRAAARATADSAFLRACRREPVPHTPVWFMRQAGRSLPEYRKLREGTAMLESCMRPDLVTEITLQPVRRHRVDAAIYFSDIVVPLKAIGIDLDIKPGVGPVVERPIRTRADLERLRPLDPDDVKYVTEAVGALVGELGATPLIGFAGAPFTLASYLVEGGPSRNHEHTKALMYGDPALWAALLDRLADITAAFLKVQIEAGASAVQLFDSWVGALAPADYRRSVLPASTKVFDAVAGYGVPRIHFGVGTGELLGPLGEAGADVVGVDWRVPLNEAARRVGPGKALQGNLDPAVLFAPRTAVEAKAEEVLEAARGLEGHIFNLGHGVLPSTDPDALTRLVEYVHTRSASRAPSVKV; this is encoded by the coding sequence ATGAGCGCCAATGAGCGGCCCTCGGGCCAGCAGCAGACCGGCCGCGCCGCGGCTCGTGCCACAGCCGATTCGGCCTTTCTGCGGGCCTGCCGTCGGGAGCCGGTGCCTCATACGCCGGTGTGGTTCATGCGGCAGGCGGGGCGCTCGCTTCCGGAGTACCGCAAGCTGCGTGAGGGCACCGCGATGCTCGAGTCCTGCATGCGGCCCGACCTGGTCACCGAGATCACCCTGCAGCCGGTGCGCCGGCACCGGGTGGACGCGGCCATCTACTTCAGCGACATCGTCGTGCCGCTCAAGGCCATCGGCATCGACCTCGACATCAAGCCCGGTGTCGGGCCCGTCGTCGAGCGGCCGATCCGTACCCGGGCCGATCTGGAGCGGCTGCGCCCGCTCGACCCGGACGATGTGAAGTACGTCACCGAGGCCGTCGGGGCGCTCGTCGGCGAGCTCGGCGCGACCCCGCTCATCGGCTTCGCGGGCGCCCCCTTCACGCTCGCCAGCTATCTGGTCGAGGGCGGCCCCTCGCGCAACCACGAGCACACCAAGGCGCTCATGTACGGCGACCCGGCGCTGTGGGCCGCGCTGCTCGACCGGCTCGCCGACATCACCGCCGCCTTCCTCAAGGTGCAGATCGAGGCAGGCGCCTCGGCCGTCCAGCTCTTCGACTCCTGGGTGGGCGCCCTCGCCCCCGCCGACTACCGCCGCAGCGTGCTGCCCGCCTCCACGAAGGTCTTCGACGCCGTCGCCGGATACGGGGTGCCGCGCATCCACTTCGGCGTGGGCACCGGTGAGTTGCTCGGACCGCTCGGCGAGGCGGGCGCGGATGTCGTGGGCGTCGACTGGCGGGTGCCGTTGAACGAGGCGGCCCGGCGGGTCGGCCCCGGCAAGGCGCTCCAGGGCAATCTCGACCCCGCCGTGCTCTTCGCCCCGCGTACGGCGGTCGAGGCCAAGGCGGAAGAGGTACTGGAGGCCGCCCGGGGGCTGGAGGGGCACATCTTCAACCTCGGCCACGGCGTGCTGCCCAGCACCGACCCGGACGCACTGACCCGCCTTGTGGAGTATGTGCACACAAGGAGTGCATCGCGCGCACCTTCTGTGAAGGTCTGA